One part of the Aricia agestis chromosome Z, ilAriAges1.1, whole genome shotgun sequence genome encodes these proteins:
- the LOC121739472 gene encoding uncharacterized protein LOC121739472, which translates to MTRTRSKVNAEQPQDIYSELELETATPAQKVAAAPAPLFSHGNRDDASSIPHSSVPPPHQHEHQEFQHTDAEGADATRIPHRPSAPYIADATFSQQSVSMLLESLQRTQTNAIKEILDSVLGHRAMTSTPAPVPTESGNFARCKAVFSGAPTESIEGFIDAVESYKECANVTDSNAIKGMSMLLTHDAATWWQGIKNQVTTWDEVVINLRSAYGDRRPPHRIYRDLFATEQQIENTDVFVAKARALLSRLPQNDLTEKVKLDMIYGLLNVRIRKRLRREEFTTFAELLQHARNIEDSMGEEERRASTAKPSPAGASTFRTAPAPSAAGAQTRGVPAVRAQPAASAALPLPPPPRAAAALHAPAQPQPQQRGVPGVNAPLRASPTTSASASGPARPYCTYCKRYGHRREQCRKLEDRGKM; encoded by the exons ATGACGCGTACAAGAAGTAAAGTGAACGCGGAACAACCGCAAGACATCTACAGCGAGTTGGAGCTAGAAACCGCGACTCCCGCGCAAAAGGTGGCGGCCGCGCCCGCGCCATTATTTTCACATGGCAACAGAGACGATGCATCAAGCATTCCCCATTCCTCTGTGCCACCTCCGCATCAGCATGAACACCAGGAGTTCCAGCATACTGACGCCGAGGGTGCTGATGCAACACGCATTCCCCACCGCCCCTCCGCCCCTTACATTGCTGACGCAACATTCTCACAGCAGAGTGTTTCTATGCTCCTCGAAAGCCTACAAAGAACGCAAACGAACGCTATAAAGGAAATTCTAGACAGCGTTCTCGGCCACCGCGCGATGACCTCGACTCCCGCGCCGGTGCCTACTGAAAGTGGTAATTTTGCGCGATGTAAGGCTGTGTTTAGCGGCGCACCTACCGAGTCCATAGAAGGATTTATAGACGCAGTAGAAAGCTATAAAGAGTGTGCCAACGTGACTGATAGTAATGCAATAAAAGGTATGTCAATGTTGCTAACGCATGACGCGGCCACCTGGTGGCAGGGCATTAAAAATCAAGTGACTACATGGGACGAGGTCGTAATTAACCTACGGAGCGCCTACGGCGACCGACGGCCGCCCCATAGAATTTACCGCGACTTATTCGCAACCGAACAACAGATCGAGAATACCGACGTGTTTGTTGCTAAAGCGCGCGCCCTGTTATCAAGGCTACCACAGAATGATTTGACTGAAAAAGTTAAATTAGACATGATTTACGGCCTTTTAAACGTGCGAATAAGAAAACGACTCCGCAGAGAGGAATTTACTACATTCGCCGAGTTATTACAACATGCTAGAAACATCGAAGACTCCATGGGAGAAGAGGAGCGACGAGCATCAACAGCGAAGCCATCGCCGGCCGGCGCGAGTACTTTCCGCACCGCCCCGGCtccctccgctgccggcgcgcaGACACGAGGCGTGCCCGCGGTGCGCGCGCAGCCCGCGGCCTCCGCCGCGCtgccgctgccgccgccgccccgcgcTGCCGCAGCCCTGCACGCGCCCGCGCAGCCGCAGCCGCAACAGCGCGGCGTGCCCGGCGTGAACGCGCCTCTTCGGGCTTCCCCGACGACCTCGGCCTCCGCCTCGGGTCCCGCCCGACCCTACTGTACCTACTGCAAGCGCTACGGTCACCGCCGTGAACAGTGCCGTAAGTTGGAGGACAGAG GTAAAATGTGA